Below is a genomic region from Carassius carassius chromosome 50, fCarCar2.1, whole genome shotgun sequence.
acactATTTTTACTACCATCACTATCACTAGTaatttatgccatttttaagtaatttaagtttaagaaattatttattagtaataattactattatcgTGATATTATTCAATCTTAGTATTTTTCTGTCTTGATTAATGTGCAAAAACTATTAGTAGTAATTAATGTTAATAATCCATTATCCAGTCGAAGGATTTTTTCTTTCCTcatgaattaaaatatacacaTTAATATCAATTACTCTACAatagtattattatattgtattgtattatattattctaGATTATCCAGTCTAAGTCACTTTTCAATCCTCATTCAAATGTAAATACTCTTCAGCAGTAATTTGGGATTTTAGACCAATGAGACTTCATTGGAGGCAGGGAATAGAGAAATGTGATAAGAAGAGAAACCAAATGAGTTCAGTCATGCCACACTGTTGATAGCTGTGGCTGGTGAAGACAAAACGTTAGAGAAGAAGAGTGATTCATTGCTTTAGTTAAGTACACCTAGATAAGAAACAATGTTGACAGACCTCTCAAGAGCGGCTCTCCTCCGCTCCACAAACTCTGCTGACGATGGGTCCTCCTTCCCCACTTTGACTTTTGTCATACCTGGCAAATCCACACACATTTATTCAGAATCAGCCACTTCAATCCACAACCAGATCAGATGTGATGCACGGGCAGAAGTGAGTTCCTACCCAGGATGCTCTTCTCTGGCGCTGGAGGTACGATGTATCCATTCTGTGAGTGTTTCTCCGAGAGCTTTTCAAACAATCCCAGGAAATCACTGAAACGTCTGCGAACGGTAAACGTCTTGCTACGGAACATGGTTAAAGACGTCTGGGAGAGAGCAGTGAGATTCAGACGGTACGTTACTTTGTGTGTTAATGTGAAGAGGATGAGTAAAGAGACCGAAAATCACCTGTGTTGAAACTTTGTAAGCCATATAAGCGTTCATACCATCACCTgtgagaagaagagagagagagaatcgcATTGCATGAACAAAAGAAATGCAAAAGaatcctgttttatttttattataggaTCTAAACAGCTATTACGcttagacttgtgccggtattcggtaatgcaatatatcacggcaatgaatatgcacgatattggtatcgtgggcacttctaaatagcgccaataattatatattacaaattattctgaatttggaatgcattttaagaatactattcccatcaactggtcaaagtgcacaacaccgctgtatgctgcttgaaagactctgTGCTCTCTGATATAAACAAGCACATAAGaaaagcacatggaggaacacgtgagagatgtgctgaatgaaagcacattcactctctgacagcagatggcgctaaactgcagaaaatgtccttaacctggaaaccccataaataaaccaGCTGTACTACTttcttaaacatatttaaatgattttaaatagccattcagatttgtgtatttgctatgatgttcatcacagtgccaaatacttaaaaattaagacttaataggttattttaatctggactacaacgtgccatagatattttttttgttaattcacACATTACATCTTACgacttcatttttaacattagttaattcattggttaacataaactgccaatgacaaattcttctgaacattcattaatcttcattaaattaataacacattgttaaaatgtaaagttgcaactgtattatttaatgagctagaATGAACTATgactagtatttttttttctttaacaaagattagcaaatgtagctattgtgaatgttaatggttaactaatgagattgtaaagtgatacctatgggtcttgATAGTTCTTTTGGACTTTAATCtgtgcaaaacttttaactttatatatttttctttattgttttatttcatttaaatgttcagttatttttgttattagaaaaaagttatttaacctattatattatattatattttactatattttgagcactttttaaaattgcaataccgtgataatactgtttaccgtgataaaagcatgagcaattaatcgcaacaggaaaatttgataccggcatatccctaattACACTATACTGTTATTCTCAAGATCCTCCACAACAAATGTATTTCTCCAATACTGTAACTTGATAATCAGCACCTGCGAAATCACAAACAACCAAAACTCCTTCTGTAACTGTCTATAAACCACAATCCCATACACAGTCAAGCGGGAAACTGAAATATTACACATCTTCCCTACAACATTTACTGCTGATTTTAGACATTAAAGTAACACCAAACCTTTAAAAAGGAGAAGGACAGGAAATGAAAAATAGCTGGCACAGGGCAAAAAGAGGAAGTTCCAGATTCTGCAGCTGTGTTCGAACGTGCTTTTACACTAATGTTTTACGTGCACGGTATTAATCCTCAAAAGcctgaaaaaaaagagatattAGAAATTAAGCACAGCTGTCATAGCAGAGGACTATCTTACCGACTTTCTCTGGATTCGTGACAGAAATATTCAGATCAAACTTGTCCTCGCTCTCCTCTTCCTCAAGCTTTATGTGGAAAAAATGAAAGGAAGAGGGAAACCGAGTGAGAAATTGCTCTGAGATGTGTATGAAGGTCTAATCTGACCTCAGGAGAAGGGAATCGCATGAAATGTAACAAATCTGGTTTTGATTCTGATTCCATTTAATTATTCATCTAGTATATCGAATAAATTTGGTGAGTAAGTAAATTTTAGATCAATAGAAATATATGATGGATGAGTTTAAGATTCATTCAAAAGAAtcagctcataagagtcatttgtatCTGAAGTGGATCATTAAAGGAATCAAACATCATTCGGTTTcagtattttttgttaatttgtatTGTTTGGGGTTTGTGGAGTGTTTTACCTCCTCCAGGGTTTTGGACGGAGCTCTGATGGAGCTGCTGGCTTCAGGGGCGGCAGGAGCAGATACTGACGGTTTCACAGCGTCTTTCTTGCGGTCATTACGAGGACTGTCCAGAGACAACTCCACTGTAGCTTCTGAGTAAAATCATGAGAGAAAGAGGATTATATGTATTCAGTAAAACTGAAAAGATGttgcaacacacacagacagcaaaACACATTCCATCAGCAACATAGCACAGGGTGAGAGGGCAAAGGTCAAGGAGAAATTCCTTTTCCTCTTCCTGAGTCAACGTTGAGAAAGCAAATTCATCATCCATCGCTAAAATTTGATGTGCATGCATTCCTGCATTCCAGTAAAAAGAGCCAACAgcagagagaaataaaaaaataaaataaaaataaacctaaagCAGGTCAATTCTGTGTtgtttcagtattatttatattctatgatagcttttattattattttgaatctgctattattttttatattttcagttttcatttttagtgtCAGACTTAGTATCTGCTTCTGATCTTTTCATTagtctgtttatttaaatatttagttttcatttattttttatttcagtttaaacttAAGCCAGTTTTGCGTTTAATGAtgacttttttatttcagatttattttaatcaaCAATAACAACATAAACTATAAGTTAACAGTAAAAACACTGCTTCAAACTGTGTCTCACAAGGTGCTAAAACACGAATCGAGGATCAAATACTCCTGTGAAGGCCCAGTTGTTGTCTGGAAACATGAATCATACAGTTAAATGGATATGtgatgttcaaatgtttgggaagGCAGCTGTAGGTTTcgaaacacacattttcaaatgcaAAATGTACAAGTGCATATATGATGCCCAAAAATGTCATGTGGAAAAGTCCACTaggttttaaaagaaaatgtccaGGTGAATGTACAATGCTCAGAAATGTTGTATAGGAAGGTAGCTAGGTTTTGAAACGCAAACTGAACTTGCTTAAAAATGCAAGTTTAGGTAGACAACGCAAGGTTTTGAGACGCAAATTAAAGGGAGAGTacacccagaaattaaaattcagtcatcatttactcaccctcatgtcgttccaaacctggaaGAATTTTCTTTATCTTCAAAATGCAAATGAGGGTATTTCTAAAGAAATTGAGAGATTTCTGTGCCTCCGTTGACAGTCAGAAAAATCATAATACTAATACAAATGATTGAACAGCTTAGCCCAAATTATCTGAAGCGATCTGATCACTTTATATGATGGACAGtcattcacatataaacatttaatCACACATCAGTTATGGCTAACAGATGCGTTATTGACCTGTGAGAACCAGAGGTTCATTCTCATGCCGTGCAGCATGTTTGAGCTTCCATAAGAACCAATGAAGATTGTTCTCGTGCAGAAAACACGTGCAACTTAGCTTCTGTTTATGTTTGCAGatcaatgtaaatatgtaaataaaagtcTAAATTAAATCTGCCTGATCAAGATCAAAATTTGGACTAGATTGATTCAAATGGATTAGTTTACGACTCTTACCATCtcactttttaaagcatcaaAGTGCATGTTTTCTACACTGTCAACAGAGGGATGGAAATCTCTTGACTGAAGTATCTTCATTCGTGTTTAACGAAAGtatcacaggtttggaatgacatgagggtgagaaaattaccATTTTCATTTTCCCGTTGAATGTAACGGTACATACAGTGCCCAAAAAATGCTCTCCAAGTAGACGGTTTGAATGCACTTGTGATAATTCGAACAGACTCTCACACCCGTGATGCCCAGAAACTGCTGTCCATGTAGGCAGTTCATAAGGATTCAGAAGGGCCTACAGTTATGATCTGGTGTCACAGTTGAAATGTGTCGTACCTGAGAAGAGATCTTGCTCCTCGGAGTGGACCCCGTTGGTCctggagctgctgctgctggcggagGGTTTGGGGACAGGTGCAATCAAGGCTTCCTCAGTGAACAGATCCGTGGGGTCATCTTTAACCTGTGGCTTGACCTTCACGTTTGATTTCACCTCTGTGAAAACATCAACAGCTGGCCCCGAGGGCTGAGGCTTCTTCGTCACAACTTTTGGCGGCTCCTTAAACAGATCCTCCTCGTCATCATCGTCACCGAACATCTCGGCACTCACTGCCTTCTTGACTGAAGAGCTTTTGTGCACAGGTGGTTCACCGAGGACACCAGACTTCGGCGCTTCTACAGGCTCGTTCAAGAGATCTGGCAAGGGATTCTGGACCTCAGGTGAACTCATTACTTCGCTATCATCGTCCAGCGGGTCGCTGAACAGGTCGGCCTCATCACTGCTAGGAGAAGGGATCTTGGCGTCAACTTTCTTCTGGGGATCAGAGTTAATGTTGCTGAAAGGATCGCTGGAGATGTCTTCTGGTGGCTCGTTGAAGATGTCTTTAGGAGGTCTGATTGTGTCCGGTGACGGAGAATCCATCTCTGAGATTGACTAGGAACAGCACAGAAATGATGTAAAAtgactataaatatatttattaggaGCTGAAACAAGATTAGATTGCGTTTAACGGCCTGTgcaatgaaattttattaaatacagtaaacattttcGGGGTAGAATCTCACATAATCTGCCTGGTTAAAGCTCTCcactaaataaagaaataaaattatttatttttattttattttgcattgaaaAGTAAGCATATGTCCCACCCAAATTCTTATTACTGTAAcagcaattatatatttattaagttagtatttgtaattttatgtgtACTTCTATaattgattatttaaaataaataaacaatttcaatgtttttttaatactatTTAAAGCTTTCATTATTCATTGTGACAGTAATTACACAgcctattaaaaaaaagttaaatatttattatgtttattaaatttttccAACCAAATTCTCATTATAATAACAGTTATTAcatagtatttaaaaaatttaaatatcattttaaatactATGTAATTACTGTTATAATAATCAGAATTTGGTTGGAAATAATTATCGTAAATATTTGCTATTTTTATGTAATTGTGCATTTGTACATTTGGAGAtttaagataaaataaagcaAGCAAGCCTATTTTAGTACTTTTCGGCATataaaattaagcacattttccaaccaaattctcattactgtaacagAATTATATAGTATTTAAGCTGTAAAATATTTATCATGTTAGTTTTATGTATTCCAGCATTTTTACAAATGGTGATTtgaagtatataaatataattgatcTCCAAGAAGGTGGTTTTCATTACTGAACAAATgtcacattatttaaaaataaataaataaatagataagatagaataaataaaagtgtCCCTAACAATGCTTCTAAAATTAACTACTTTTTCATTATgttaaataaactgcatttttccatttttgattTTAGggtaaaacattaattatatgcTATATATTTGCACATTTCTCATGTGATTCACAAGGCGTTTTGCAGTCGCTTTCATCCAAAGCCATTAGGATTAAGGGTAAGTGCTTTGCTTAATGGATCAATGGTTAGAGCTCATGAGCTGGGTTCGAACCTAGAACCTTCAAGTTCCACCCAATCATGACTCACATACAGCAACTGTAACTTCCTTCCCACACAGCAAAATCttaccaaaataaaagcttggcatgggaataaaagtaatttatacGTCTGAGACTCACATGATCACACCATCAGTTGTTTGACCTGAAAAGACTGGAATAATTACACTAAGTAAATACTGACTGCTGGACACCAGCTCATTCATTAGAAACCCTGCCTTCTaatacatgcatatacatatttaatatgtataaaatatcttaactACAGTGTGTTGGGTGGTTTTGCATAAACAAGTTCATTAATTTTCACACTTACCATATTAGACATAGCACGTATATTTTACACACACGTCAGTTTGGAAAACATGTTCACATTTCTTGGGGTATTTCTAAAGTTACTCAACTACAAGAGAAGAGTCCTCCAAGAACTTCAGTATGTCACGCGCAGGCCTAAACTCAGATCTATTTAATCCTGCGGAAGGACCAGATAAGAGGTGACGATGAAAATAAGATTCCTTTATTCAATTATCACGCAGATGTGATCGCAGCAAACTCTGTGTGAACCAGCAGAGCTGAAGAGCTAACTGAAGAAAGAAGAACGGGCAGATCTGAAGGTGTCAGAGAAGTGAAAGCGATCGgtcttttctttctgtctgtctgtgtgtaggAAGTATATGGCTAATTAGCTTTGCAGCCCCGTTTAGTCTTGTGTCTTACCGTGCCCGTGAACGCATCTGCGCCCTCGTCGCTGTCCTCCAGCAGCTCGGGCTCCTCTGAGTCCGGGAAAGGCGGAGGACTGCGCTCCGAGCTAGCCGCCATCttcagctccacacacacacacaccgaaaaACTTTATTACAAGCGAGAGATAAAAATGACAGAGCGACATTGAACTTAAAcgggggggaagagagagagagagagagagagagagagagtgggaaaCAGCGACGCCTGGTGGTCAACAGGGGCGGGGTTTGCTCGGTTGCGTCACGCTCACGAGACCACTCCCAAagtaatacaatataaaatattatttatatactgcaaattgtttttaaataataacagctATGGTTGAGTAGTTATTGATTTCtataaaaaatatgataaaaaagctATCACTACACATTTCAGGAAGCGCGCGTGAGAGGGCGGGACTTGGTGTGACGTTACTCAAACCACGCCCACAAACGCTTCTGTTTACAGAAGTACAGGATCGAATTGAATGTTTTGACCAGCGATCATGCAGTTTATACTCATAAATAGTTtcatctgaaatattattatgccTCGACGGGCTCATGAGGACACAGAACCCCTGCTTTCATCCACTCATATCGACGAAGACGGTAAAAATGCCTTACTATCAAATGTGTTTAATATGACTCGATCTTACTTATCTTACTCGATCTTAACGTTCCTTATTTATTACTCAAGTGTTGTTGAAGAGAACCAGATGTATTTTCACCAGATATATAGACGATTAAATCTGGATCCAGCACGAAAACATGTTTATTTGAACACAGAAAAGTAATGAAGTACCATGGTACATCTATCGTCTTACTTTGATATATATCCaaagtactgtgtgtgtgtttgtgtgttcgttcgtgtttaattttatatatatatataatgtatgtatacgtatatatatgtgtgtgtgagtttaatgatcacatatatatatatgtatgatcaTTTTAGTGATATGTAATGTTTCCATTAGATGACCAGGCGTCCAGCAGAAAGAAACTTTCATATGAGGAGGCTGTTGAGAAAGCAGGTTAAAAATCATCTTTATTTTACCTTTGTGTATTTAATATGGAGAATAAGTTGTCCTAGATGTAGTTTATGTCCAGATGCAGTGGTCAGCGGTCATcctcatgtctgtgtgtgtctgcagggTTCGGGCTCTTCCACTGGCTGCTGTTGGTGGTCTGCGGCTGGGCGAATGCTAGCGATGCGGTGGAGATCCTGTGTGTTTCGTTCCTCTTGCCCACGGCACGCTGTGACCTCCATCTCACCTCGGCCGACATGGGGCTCCTCACCGCCAGCATATTCCTTGGTTATTATCTGTgctgctttctttttttattcaattttctaATCATGTTACATTTTAGGTATTTGTAATTCATTCATGGTGAGAAAATTAAAGGTCATTTTGATTAAAGGTCAAATCAAACTTTTTATCAAAAAAGTAAATCGGGTCAAAAATGCAGTTTGTTCCCTATTTGGGTGAACTTTGGTTGCCTTCTCACGAGTTTGAAAATTGCAAAGTCatgctcatatttttttttttctttaagaaataCATAACTGAGCCAGTGATTAAAACTGCTGACATAACCATGTGATTTGAGTATCATGCTCCTCAGTAACGTGTCAACCGGCCGCTTCCTTTGACAGGGATGATGGTGGGCGGTTATGTTTGGGGGTATCTAGCTGATCGCAGAGGACGGCGGAGCATTCTGGTCATTTCTCTGGCAGTGAATGGCGTTTTTGGGGCGGTGGCCAGTTTGGCCCCGAGGTTCTGGCTCTTTTTGCTCCTGCGGTTCTTTAGTGGAGTCGGGTAATGACATGCCAAAAGAGACTTTACCTCCACAGACACATTCTGAAGGTGTAGATAGAATCAGATGAATGCATTTGTGCCTTGTGTCTCTCTCAGGGTCGGCGGCTCCATTCCTGTCATCTTCTCctatttttcagagtttcagccACGTTTGAGGAGGGGGGCTATGATCAGCGCTCTAGCCACCTTCTGGATGGCCGGAAATATTTTAG
It encodes:
- the LOC132133539 gene encoding sorting nexin-1-like, which translates into the protein MAASSERSPPPFPDSEEPELLEDSDEGADAFTGTSISEMDSPSPDTIRPPKDIFNEPPEDISSDPFSNINSDPQKKVDAKIPSPSSDEADLFSDPLDDDSEVMSSPEVQNPLPDLLNEPVEAPKSGVLGEPPVHKSSSVKKAVSAEMFGDDDDEEDLFKEPPKVVTKKPQPSGPAVDVFTEVKSNVKVKPQVKDDPTDLFTEEALIAPVPKPSASSSSSRTNGVHSEEQDLFSEATVELSLDSPRNDRKKDAVKPSVSAPAAPEASSSIRAPSKTLEELEEEESEDKFDLNISVTNPEKVGDGMNAYMAYKVSTQTSLTMFRSKTFTVRRRFSDFLGLFEKLSEKHSQNGYIVPPAPEKSILGMTKVKVGKEDPSSAEFVERRRAALERYLQRVVCHPSLLQDPDVREFLEKEELPRAVSTQTLSGAGFLKMLNKATDAVSKMTIKMNEQDVWFDEKIQDVENEEQHLRKLHVMVESLVNHRKELSGSTAVFAKSVAMLGSSEDNTALSRALSQLAEVEDRIEQLHQEQASNDFFTFSELLADYIRLLGAVRGCFDQRMKAWQRWQDAENMLQKKREAEAKLLWANKPDKLQQAKDEIAEWEAKVTQYEREFERISATIRKEVIRFDKEKARDFKRQIIKYLESVLHSQQQMIKYWEAFLPEAKAIA